From Rhodovastum atsumiense, a single genomic window includes:
- a CDS encoding ABC transporter substrate-binding protein, with protein MKRRHFLLLTAALPAVAQAQPAADLIAAARKEGRLSIYATTDAAEAAGLLDAFRATYPGIAVEYADQNSTELYNRFISEAAAGGGSADFLWSSAMDLQLKLVQDGHALEYRSTQTEALPAWANFRNLAYGTTAEPVGFVYNTRLVAEADVPRTHAALTRLATEKLDAYRGKLTSYDPERSGVGYLFITQDAKADEKGTWALARAIGRAQARLYTSSGAMLERIASGEHLIGFNLLASYAWERRKKDPSLGVVLPTDHTLVMSRVALIPKAARSPNAAKLFLDFLLSRPGQQALAERSMPPVRTDMQEVTQKLSGDLPAGALRPIPVGPELLDTLNATKRLRFLKEWQTALRNG; from the coding sequence ATGAAACGCCGTCATTTCCTGCTGCTCACCGCTGCGCTGCCGGCGGTTGCCCAGGCCCAGCCCGCCGCCGACCTGATCGCGGCCGCGCGCAAGGAAGGCCGCCTGTCCATCTACGCCACCACCGACGCCGCCGAGGCGGCCGGGCTGCTCGATGCCTTCCGGGCCACCTATCCCGGCATTGCCGTCGAATATGCCGACCAGAACTCGACCGAGCTCTACAACCGCTTCATCAGCGAGGCGGCGGCCGGGGGCGGCAGTGCCGACTTCCTCTGGAGCTCGGCGATGGACCTGCAGCTCAAGCTGGTCCAGGACGGCCATGCGCTGGAATACCGGTCCACCCAGACCGAGGCGCTGCCGGCCTGGGCGAATTTCCGCAACCTCGCCTATGGCACGACGGCCGAGCCGGTCGGCTTCGTCTACAACACCCGGCTGGTGGCCGAGGCGGACGTGCCCCGCACCCATGCGGCCCTGACCCGGCTGGCGACCGAGAAGCTCGATGCCTATCGCGGCAAGCTGACCTCCTACGACCCCGAGCGCTCCGGGGTGGGCTACCTGTTCATCACCCAGGACGCCAAGGCCGATGAAAAAGGCACCTGGGCGCTGGCGCGCGCGATCGGCCGGGCACAGGCCAGGCTCTACACCTCGTCGGGCGCCATGCTCGAGCGCATCGCCTCGGGCGAGCACCTGATCGGCTTCAACCTGCTGGCCTCCTATGCCTGGGAACGCCGCAAGAAGGATCCCTCGCTCGGCGTGGTGCTGCCCACCGACCACACCCTGGTGATGTCACGCGTCGCCCTGATCCCGAAGGCGGCACGCAGCCCCAACGCGGCGAAGCTGTTCCTCGATTTCCTGTTGTCGCGGCCGGGACAGCAGGCGCTGGCCGAACGGTCGATGCCGCCGGTGCGCACCGACATGCAGGAGGTGACGCAGAAGCTCTCCGGCGATCTTCCCGCCGGGGCGCTGCGGCCGATTCCGGTCGGCCCCGAGCTGCTGGACACGTTGAACGCGACGAAGCGCCTGCGCTTCCTCAAGGAATGGCAGACCGCGCTGCGGAACGGCTGA
- a CDS encoding ABC transporter permease gives MTRGLRIAVIAILAVTVLAPVGLVVYQSFLDGPFFEAGTSLGLDSYDFVFTDEDFFAALQNTALIAVGTTAIAVPVGALLAFLLVRTDLPGRRWLEPLVLVPMFISSVVLAFGFVVALGPVGIVSLWVKQGIGVVPWDLYAFGTLVAIAGLTHVPHVFLYVSSALRSLGSDVEEAARVSGAGPLRVALTVSLPMVAPSLLYSAVLVFFLGFELFGLPLVLGDPNGILVLSTYLYKLTNKLGTPSYQLMAVVVVVIIGISLPLVWLQRTLLKSANRYVAVKGKAGAQMPVRIGRWRWPALLLILGWLGVTVIVPVAGIVLRSFLSSWGEGVSIAGALTLQHFHELMAYPNLVRGITNTLLIGAVGGAASVALYALVNLAAHRWRSAWVWLLDYIVLLPRAMPGLVAGLAVFWVFLFTPPLRPLRATLVSLWLAYTVVWLAYGMRLVSAAMLQIAPELEEAGRVTGARPGRVSRDITLPLIRAGLLSSWVLVFITFVREYSTGVYLLAPGTEVIGSLMVSLWGTGAIDIVTALATVNIAMLGCGLLLMALFVRQRP, from the coding sequence ATGACACGCGGGCTGCGCATCGCGGTGATCGCCATCCTGGCGGTCACCGTCCTCGCGCCGGTGGGGCTGGTCGTCTACCAGAGTTTCCTCGACGGCCCGTTCTTCGAGGCGGGCACCAGCCTCGGCCTCGATTCCTACGATTTCGTCTTCACCGACGAGGATTTCTTCGCGGCGCTGCAAAACACCGCCCTCATCGCCGTGGGCACGACCGCGATCGCGGTGCCGGTCGGTGCGCTGCTCGCCTTCCTGCTGGTGCGCACCGACCTGCCCGGCCGACGCTGGCTGGAGCCGCTGGTGCTGGTGCCGATGTTCATCTCGTCGGTGGTGCTGGCCTTCGGCTTCGTCGTGGCGCTCGGCCCGGTGGGCATCGTCAGCCTGTGGGTGAAGCAGGGAATCGGCGTCGTGCCCTGGGATCTCTATGCCTTCGGCACGCTGGTAGCGATCGCCGGGCTGACCCATGTGCCACATGTCTTCCTCTATGTGTCCTCGGCGCTGCGCAGCCTCGGCTCCGATGTCGAGGAAGCCGCCCGCGTCAGCGGGGCCGGGCCGTTGCGGGTGGCGCTGACCGTCAGCCTGCCGATGGTGGCGCCGAGCCTGCTCTACAGTGCCGTGCTGGTCTTCTTCCTCGGCTTCGAGCTGTTCGGCCTGCCGCTGGTGCTGGGCGATCCCAACGGCATCCTGGTGCTGTCGACGTATCTGTACAAGTTGACCAACAAGCTCGGCACGCCGTCGTACCAGTTGATGGCGGTGGTGGTGGTGGTGATCATCGGCATCTCGCTGCCGCTGGTCTGGCTGCAGCGAACCCTGCTGAAAAGCGCCAACCGCTACGTGGCGGTGAAGGGCAAGGCGGGCGCGCAGATGCCGGTGCGCATCGGCCGTTGGCGCTGGCCGGCGCTGCTGCTGATCCTGGGCTGGCTTGGTGTCACCGTCATCGTTCCGGTCGCCGGCATCGTGCTGCGGTCCTTCCTCTCAAGCTGGGGCGAGGGCGTTTCCATTGCCGGCGCGCTGACGCTGCAGCATTTCCACGAGCTGATGGCCTATCCGAACCTGGTGCGCGGCATCACCAACACGCTGCTGATCGGCGCGGTCGGCGGCGCCGCCTCGGTGGCGTTGTACGCGCTGGTCAATCTGGCGGCGCATCGCTGGCGCTCCGCCTGGGTGTGGCTGCTCGACTACATCGTGCTGTTGCCGCGGGCGATGCCGGGGCTGGTGGCAGGTCTCGCGGTATTCTGGGTGTTCCTGTTCACCCCGCCGCTGCGGCCGTTGCGGGCGACGCTGGTCTCGCTCTGGCTTGCCTACACGGTGGTCTGGCTCGCCTATGGCATGCGGCTGGTCTCCGCGGCGATGCTGCAGATCGCGCCGGAACTGGAAGAAGCCGGGCGCGTCACCGGCGCGCGGCCCGGCCGGGTCAGCCGCGACATCACCCTGCCACTGATCCGCGCGGGCCTGTTGTCGAGCTGGGTGCTGGTGTTCATCACCTTCGTCCGCGAATACTCGACCGGCGTCTATCTGCTCGCCCCGGGCACCGAGGTGATCGGCTCGCTGATGGTCTCGCTCTGGGGCACTGGCGCGATCGACATCGTCACCGCGCTCGCCACCGTCAACATTGCCATGCTCGGCTGCGGCCTGCTGCTGATGGCCCTGTTCGTGCGCCAACGACCATGA
- a CDS encoding ABC transporter ATP-binding protein, protein MKTDVRDKLEIADLHLRYGPVEVLKGIDARFTEGEVVCLLGRSGSGKTTLLRAIAGLEQPGSGAIRLDGRPIFDAAARVNLPPEARGLGLVFQSYALWPHRTVAENVAYGLRLRGRPRAEIERRVAEALEGVGLGALGGRYPSQLSGGQQQRVALARALVYEPPVILLDEPLSNLDAKLREEARIWIRSLIKRLGLTAVFVTHDQVEAMAIADRIVLLEQGRIVQDGPPQVLYQQPASLFAAEFMGSNNLWPTVVEEVRDDFARVSVAGIPLWGHNRGGRRPGEQATAVIRLERVALAEAGGDNRIAAELETSVYLGDRFEHIWRAGEVELRAFAAGPAGAGQQWLSLPAEALWIF, encoded by the coding sequence ATGAAGACCGATGTCCGCGACAAGCTGGAAATCGCCGACCTGCATCTGCGCTACGGGCCGGTGGAGGTGCTGAAGGGCATCGACGCCCGTTTCACCGAAGGCGAGGTGGTGTGCCTGCTGGGCCGCTCGGGGTCGGGCAAGACCACGCTGCTGCGTGCGATCGCCGGGCTGGAGCAGCCCGGTTCCGGCGCGATCCGTCTGGACGGAAGGCCGATCTTCGATGCCGCCGCGCGGGTGAACCTGCCACCGGAGGCGCGCGGCCTGGGGCTGGTGTTCCAGTCCTATGCGTTGTGGCCGCACCGCACCGTCGCCGAGAACGTCGCCTATGGGCTGCGCCTGCGGGGCCGTCCGCGCGCGGAAATCGAACGGCGCGTCGCCGAGGCGCTGGAAGGTGTCGGCCTGGGCGCGCTCGGCGGCCGCTATCCGAGCCAGCTTTCCGGCGGCCAGCAGCAGCGTGTCGCGCTCGCGCGTGCGCTGGTCTACGAGCCGCCGGTCATCCTGCTGGACGAGCCGCTGTCGAACCTCGATGCCAAGCTGCGCGAGGAGGCGCGCATCTGGATCCGCAGCCTGATCAAGCGGCTTGGCCTGACGGCGGTGTTCGTCACCCATGACCAGGTCGAGGCGATGGCGATCGCCGACCGCATTGTGTTGCTGGAGCAGGGCCGCATCGTCCAGGACGGTCCGCCGCAGGTGCTGTACCAGCAACCCGCGTCGTTATTCGCCGCCGAGTTCATGGGCAGCAACAATCTCTGGCCCACGGTGGTCGAGGAGGTTCGCGATGATTTCGCCCGTGTCTCGGTGGCGGGGATCCCGCTTTGGGGCCACAACCGTGGCGGACGTCGTCCCGGCGAGCAGGCGACGGCGGTGATCCGGCTGGAGCGTGTCGCGCTGGCGGAGGCGGGCGGCGATAACAGGATTGCCGCCGAGTTGGAGACCTCGGTCTATCTGGGTGATCGTTTCGAGCACATCTGGCGTGCCGGGGAGGTCGAGTTGCGTGCCTTCGCTGCCGGACCGGCGGGGGCCGGGCAGCAATGGCTTTCGTTACCGGCTGAGGCTTTGTGGATTTTCTGA
- the pip gene encoding prolyl aminopeptidase produces the protein MPRGDLFPEIGPFETGYLPLSEGHVMYWEQVGSPRGTPALFLHGGPGAGAGAVHRRFFDPSHWRTIIFDQRGAGRSRPLGGLEANTTPHLVEDIEALRRHLGIQRWLLFGGSWGSTLALAYAQAHPDRVIGCVLRGVFLGRKAEVEWFLHGLAAVFPDAHAAFTGHLPEPERADVLGNYLRRLTDPDPAVHMPAARAWSVYEGSCSTLLPSPDTVASFAQDRTALGLARIEAFYFANDLFLPDAGLLAGMQHIAHIPAEIVQGRYDMVCPARTAFELASAWPAARLTIIPDAGHSALEPGVRRALVAAVERFRGRA, from the coding sequence ATGCCACGCGGCGACCTGTTTCCTGAAATCGGACCCTTCGAGACCGGCTACCTGCCGCTCTCGGAGGGACATGTCATGTACTGGGAGCAGGTCGGATCCCCCCGCGGGACACCGGCCCTGTTCCTGCACGGCGGCCCCGGCGCCGGCGCCGGCGCGGTCCACCGCCGCTTCTTCGATCCGTCGCACTGGCGGACGATCATCTTCGACCAGCGCGGGGCCGGCCGCTCACGCCCGCTGGGCGGGCTCGAGGCGAACACCACTCCCCACCTGGTGGAAGACATCGAGGCCCTGCGCCGCCATCTCGGCATCCAGCGCTGGCTGCTGTTCGGCGGGTCCTGGGGCTCCACCCTCGCGCTCGCCTATGCACAGGCCCATCCCGACCGTGTCATCGGCTGCGTCCTGCGCGGGGTGTTCCTGGGCCGCAAGGCCGAGGTGGAGTGGTTCCTGCACGGGCTCGCCGCCGTGTTCCCCGACGCCCATGCCGCCTTCACCGGCCACCTGCCCGAACCCGAACGCGCCGACGTGCTCGGCAACTACCTGCGGCGCCTAACCGACCCCGACCCGGCGGTCCACATGCCGGCGGCCCGCGCCTGGTCGGTGTACGAAGGCTCCTGCAGCACCCTGCTGCCCAGCCCCGATACCGTCGCCAGCTTCGCCCAGGATCGCACCGCCCTGGGGCTTGCCCGCATCGAGGCGTTCTACTTTGCCAACGACCTGTTCCTGCCCGACGCGGGCCTGCTCGCGGGCATGCAGCACATCGCCCATATCCCGGCGGAGATCGTGCAGGGACGCTACGACATGGTCTGCCCGGCCCGCACCGCCTTCGAACTGGCCTCCGCCTGGCCGGCCGCACGGCTGACAATCATTCCCGATGCGGGGCACTCGGCGCTGGAGCCTGGGGTCAGGCGCGCGCTGGTCGCGGCCGTGGAGCGGTTTCGGGGACGCGCATAA
- a CDS encoding DUF423 domain-containing protein, producing the protein MMTGWLDRVWIVLGAVVGLSGVAMAAMAAHGLSWLDPAALRMVERAVQMQGWHAPALVIAGIWAERAGPTAHLAGAAFALGTLLFCGSVYSLALRGVSFGLLAPTGGILLMTGWALLGLSALRAR; encoded by the coding sequence ATGATGACGGGATGGCTTGACAGGGTGTGGATCGTGCTGGGCGCGGTCGTGGGGCTGAGCGGGGTGGCGATGGCGGCGATGGCGGCGCATGGGCTGTCCTGGCTCGACCCGGCGGCGCTGCGCATGGTGGAGCGGGCGGTGCAGATGCAGGGCTGGCATGCCCCGGCGCTGGTGATTGCCGGGATCTGGGCCGAACGCGCCGGGCCGACGGCGCACCTCGCCGGCGCGGCCTTTGCGCTGGGCACGCTGCTGTTTTGCGGCTCGGTCTATTCGCTGGCCTTGCGGGGCGTCTCGTTCGGCCTGCTCGCGCCCACCGGGGGCATCCTGCTGATGACGGGCTGGGCGCTGCTCGGGCTGTCGGCGCTGCGGGCGCGGTGA
- a CDS encoding SAM-dependent methyltransferase → MIAAAYLAPEGLEATLAEELDRAGVQVAAWHGRLALSSDPPVASAWALDVWTAPREIAVPSVKAGADALRAIQRNWALYAVAHHRRSALIEERLPPVKARPLNFPEAAPTGHLGAWTLLAPDQMLASPTKTSPFVNGECRFEEDREGPPSRAYLKLWEACTRLGAWPQPGERCIDLGASPGGWTWAIARLGATVIAIDKADLDPRVAAMPGVELRRESAFGLSPEPVDWLFSDVIAYPARLLGLVNRWIEAGAARRIVCTVKFQGATDHEAAAAFAALPGGRLFHLYHNKHELTFAWSA, encoded by the coding sequence GTGATCGCCGCGGCCTATCTGGCCCCCGAGGGGCTGGAAGCGACCCTCGCCGAGGAACTCGATCGCGCCGGGGTCCAGGTGGCGGCCTGGCATGGCCGGCTGGCGCTGTCTTCCGACCCGCCGGTCGCCTCGGCCTGGGCGCTGGATGTCTGGACCGCGCCGCGGGAGATCGCGGTCCCCTCGGTGAAGGCCGGCGCGGATGCGCTGCGGGCGATCCAGCGCAACTGGGCGCTGTACGCCGTCGCGCACCACCGGCGCAGCGCGCTGATCGAGGAGCGCCTGCCGCCGGTGAAGGCACGCCCCCTGAACTTCCCCGAAGCGGCACCGACCGGGCATCTCGGCGCCTGGACCCTGCTCGCGCCCGACCAGATGCTGGCGAGCCCGACCAAGACCAGCCCCTTCGTCAACGGCGAATGCCGCTTCGAGGAGGACCGCGAAGGACCGCCGAGCCGGGCCTATCTGAAGTTATGGGAAGCCTGCACCCGGCTGGGCGCCTGGCCGCAGCCGGGCGAGCGCTGCATCGATCTCGGCGCTTCCCCCGGCGGCTGGACCTGGGCGATCGCGCGGCTCGGCGCCACCGTCATCGCCATCGACAAGGCGGATCTCGATCCGCGCGTCGCCGCCATGCCGGGGGTGGAGCTGCGGCGGGAAAGCGCCTTCGGCCTGTCGCCCGAGCCGGTGGACTGGCTGTTCAGCGACGTGATCGCCTATCCGGCGCGCCTGCTGGGGTTGGTCAACCGTTGGATCGAGGCCGGGGCGGCGCGGCGCATCGTCTGCACCGTCAAGTTCCAGGGCGCCACCGACCACGAGGCCGCCGCCGCCTTCGCGGCGCTGCCGGGTGGTCGGCTGTTCCACCTGTACCACAACAAGCACGAGCTGACCTTCGCCTGGTCGGCCTGA
- a CDS encoding DegT/DnrJ/EryC1/StrS family aminotransferase: MTEAPPIPFLDLKAQQARIAVDLRKRLDAVLAHCQFILGPEVVELEQRLAAFCGAAHCVSVSSGTDALQIALMAEGIGAGDAVFLPAFTYTATAEVPLVLGATPVFVDVDPRTFQIDPAHLALRVAETRRSGRLRPRALIGVDLFGQPADWPALRAVAAAEGLFTLDDCAQSFGATLGGVPLGTAADATATSFFPSKPLGGYGDGGALFTESAERAALYRSLRTHGEGTTRYEVLRTGMNGRLDTLQAAVLLSKLTVFAEELQARARIAAAYDAGLAGVVGIPARVPGSTSAWAIYAVLLPDTAARERLQAGLRAAGVPTAIYYPRPLHAQPAYRAAHDGTALPVSEDLATRILALPIHPDLTEADVARICAAVRANV; encoded by the coding sequence ATGACCGAAGCCCCCCCCATCCCGTTTCTCGATCTCAAGGCGCAGCAGGCCCGCATCGCCGTTGACTTACGCAAGCGGCTGGACGCGGTGCTGGCGCATTGCCAGTTCATCCTCGGCCCGGAGGTCGTGGAACTGGAGCAGCGGTTGGCGGCCTTCTGTGGCGCCGCGCATTGCGTGTCGGTCTCGTCCGGGACTGATGCCCTGCAGATTGCCCTGATGGCCGAGGGGATTGGCGCAGGGGACGCGGTATTCCTTCCCGCCTTCACCTACACCGCGACGGCCGAGGTGCCGTTGGTGCTGGGGGCCACGCCGGTCTTCGTCGACGTCGATCCCCGTACCTTCCAGATCGACCCCGCGCATCTGGCCCTGCGGGTGGCGGAGACCCGCCGTTCGGGCCGCCTGCGCCCCAGGGCGTTGATCGGCGTTGATTTGTTCGGCCAGCCTGCCGACTGGCCGGCATTGCGGGCCGTTGCCGCCGCCGAGGGATTGTTCACCCTGGACGATTGCGCCCAGAGCTTTGGTGCCACGCTGGGGGGTGTGCCGCTCGGCACCGCCGCCGATGCGACGGCTACCAGTTTCTTCCCCTCCAAGCCGCTCGGCGGCTATGGCGATGGTGGCGCGCTGTTCACCGAGAGCGCGGAGCGGGCGGCGCTGTATCGCAGCCTGCGCACGCATGGCGAGGGCACGACCCGGTACGAGGTCCTGCGCACCGGCATGAACGGCCGGCTGGACACGTTGCAGGCGGCGGTGCTGCTGAGCAAGCTGACGGTCTTCGCCGAGGAACTGCAGGCGAGGGCCCGCATCGCTGCTGCTTATGACGCAGGCCTCGCCGGTGTGGTCGGCATCCCCGCCCGGGTGCCCGGGAGCACCAGTGCCTGGGCGATCTATGCCGTGCTGCTGCCCGATACCGCCGCGCGGGAGCGCCTGCAGGCTGGCTTGCGGGCCGCCGGCGTGCCGACTGCCATCTACTATCCCCGGCCGTTGCATGCGCAGCCCGCCTATCGCGCCGCGCATGACGGCACCGCGCTGCCGGTTTCGGAGGATCTGGCCACCCGCATCCTGGCGCTGCCGATCCATCCCGACCTCACCGAGGCGGATGTGGCGCGGATCTGCGCGGCGGTGCGCGCGAACGTCTGA
- a CDS encoding polysaccharide biosynthesis protein, which translates to MATRTALFRIGLNVGVDALLAGAAVPLAHWLANPLAGEVGPLWTVPWGAMALLLAGLPFRLPTQYWRFAGAGDLLGVAAASIAAAAIYPIALHEAGLPFPSPAFPALHAMTLMVLLSVPRVGYRLMRESPDGNTGPALPVLLVGAGESAALFIRALAADRSQPYRVTGLLSLGKAQTGRRIDGYPILGALTDAPAVLARLRAGGRLPTTLVVTEADITGDELTGLMEAADREGLRVARAPRLTALDPAGAGAQRLELRPLALEDLLNRPQVPLDREGMARLVQGRRVLVTGAGGTIGSELARQVAALGPELLILLDNGEFALWQIEVELAESHPGVARRTVLADVRDEARIRGLMEALRPELVFHAAALKHVPMVESHPLEGLLTNAAGTRNVADAARAVGVRAMVLISTDKAVNPSSVMGASKRLAEMYCQGLDIAARGPAGGMRCVTVRFGNVLGSTGSVVPLFQRQLARGGPLTVTHPDMRRYFMTVREAVGLVLQASVVGTTAPDLRDGGIFVLDMGAPVKIVDLARQMIRLAGLRPEVDVEIRFTGLRPGEKLFEELFHGKEPATQTGYPGLLMALPRTADPAIVGRTIDEIAAACRAGNHRTALAVLGRVIPEFEHNAEGQVLAGGQA; encoded by the coding sequence ATGGCCACGCGCACCGCCCTCTTTCGCATCGGGCTCAATGTCGGGGTGGACGCCTTGTTGGCGGGTGCCGCCGTGCCGCTCGCCCATTGGCTTGCCAACCCCCTGGCGGGGGAGGTCGGGCCGCTCTGGACGGTGCCGTGGGGGGCCATGGCCCTGCTGCTGGCCGGGCTGCCGTTCCGCCTGCCGACCCAGTACTGGCGCTTCGCCGGGGCAGGGGACCTGCTCGGCGTGGCGGCCGCCTCGATCGCCGCCGCCGCCATCTACCCCATCGCCCTGCACGAGGCGGGGCTGCCCTTCCCGAGCCCGGCTTTCCCCGCGCTGCACGCCATGACGCTGATGGTGCTGCTCAGCGTGCCGCGGGTCGGCTACCGCCTGATGCGCGAAAGCCCGGACGGCAACACGGGGCCGGCCCTGCCGGTCCTGCTGGTGGGGGCAGGCGAGAGTGCCGCCCTGTTCATCCGTGCGCTCGCCGCCGACCGCAGCCAGCCCTACCGCGTCACTGGCCTGCTGTCGCTGGGCAAGGCGCAGACCGGGCGACGGATCGACGGCTATCCCATCCTCGGCGCGCTGACCGATGCGCCGGCCGTGCTGGCCCGGCTGCGCGCGGGCGGCCGCCTGCCGACCACGCTGGTGGTCACCGAGGCCGACATCACCGGCGACGAGTTGACCGGGCTGATGGAAGCCGCCGACCGCGAGGGGCTGCGGGTCGCTCGCGCGCCGCGGCTGACCGCGCTCGATCCCGCCGGGGCAGGGGCGCAGCGGCTGGAACTGCGTCCGCTGGCGCTCGAGGACCTGCTGAACCGTCCGCAGGTGCCGCTCGACCGGGAAGGCATGGCGCGGCTGGTGCAGGGGCGGCGGGTGCTGGTGACCGGGGCCGGCGGTACCATCGGTTCGGAGCTGGCCCGCCAGGTTGCCGCCCTCGGGCCGGAACTGCTGATCCTGCTCGACAATGGCGAGTTCGCGCTCTGGCAGATCGAGGTCGAGCTGGCCGAGAGCCATCCCGGTGTGGCGCGGCGCACCGTGCTGGCGGATGTTCGCGACGAGGCCCGCATCCGTGGCCTGATGGAGGCGTTGCGGCCGGAGCTGGTGTTCCATGCCGCCGCGCTCAAGCACGTGCCGATGGTCGAGTCGCATCCGCTGGAAGGGTTGCTGACCAATGCCGCCGGCACCCGCAACGTCGCCGATGCCGCGCGTGCGGTCGGCGTACGGGCCATGGTGCTGATTTCCACCGACAAGGCGGTCAATCCGTCCTCGGTGATGGGGGCGTCCAAGCGGCTGGCCGAGATGTACTGCCAGGGGCTCGACATCGCCGCGCGCGGCCCGGCCGGTGGCATGCGCTGCGTGACCGTGCGGTTCGGCAATGTGCTGGGCTCGACGGGCAGTGTGGTGCCGCTGTTCCAGCGCCAGTTGGCGCGGGGCGGGCCGCTGACCGTGACCCATCCCGACATGCGTCGTTACTTCATGACGGTGCGCGAGGCGGTAGGGCTGGTGCTGCAGGCGAGCGTGGTCGGCACCACGGCGCCCGATCTGCGTGATGGCGGAATTTTCGTCCTCGACATGGGGGCGCCGGTGAAGATTGTCGATCTCGCCCGGCAGATGATTCGCCTCGCCGGGCTCCGTCCGGAGGTCGATGTTGAAATTCGTTTCACCGGCCTGCGTCCCGGCGAGAAGTTGTTCGAGGAGTTGTTCCACGGCAAGGAGCCGGCCACGCAGACCGGGTACCCGGGTCTGTTGATGGCGCTGCCGCGCACCGCCGATCCGGCGATCGTTGGCCGGACCATCGACGAGATCGCCGCCGCCTGTCGGGCCGGCAATCACCGGACGGCGCTGGCGGTGTTGGGCCGTGTCATCCCGGAATTCGAGCACAATGCCGAAGGCCAGGTCCTGGCCGGAGGGCAAGCCTGA